TTCTCAGGCAAGTTATTATGTTACAAGCAAAAATACAACAAGAAAGACAGAGCCAAGCAACCGAACACCCGTCATCTACAAGATCCAGATATAACACAGCACTGCAGAACCCCCAACAGAGGTTATGACCAATATTAGCTTCTGTATTTACCAAATTCATGAGTATAACACATCAATACGAAAACTCGTGACCTCGAAGTGAAATATGTTTCTTGACCCAGATGGCAATGTCCTCCGCACACGCCTGAGCCTGAGGTGTCTTAAGAAGCATGTCAAGGGTTGCAAACTCGTGAACTGCATCTTTGTACTCAAGAACAGGAGCATCCACATTCACCTTCCGGAGCTCCTCTGAATATGCAATCGCTCGATCTCTCATCCAGTCATGTTCAGCTACCACAGTCAATGTTGGGGGCATATGCTTCAAAGGAGGACCTCTACCAGAAACGAGTGGGTTTGCAGCGGCGTGATCCAGGCTAAACTCCTCCTCGGTCAGGAGAAGTTTCCACGCAAGTACGCACATAGCCTTGTCATAGAAGTAGGAGTTCGCCAGTTTTATCTCCGAATGTGTGGGTACACTTCCAATGAAAAAGGGATACATCAAAACCTGAGCAACCACCTTTACTGGGTCCAAAAGCTTACCAGCCTCTACGGCTTTCCTTGCCACATATTCAGCAATATTTCCCCCACAACTCACTCCAAGAAGCACACATCTGGTTCCATGTAACGCCAGTTCATCAATCAATTCAGACAAgtttaatttttcattattattccTTGGAAAATGTACATAGGAAGATAAGAAAGTGTGGcaacatatatctcaaaaaatgCGCACCTAGAATACATAATATGAGTAAGCAAACAAGTCTTAGCCTAACCAATGTGATTATTCGAGTGGGGAGGAGAGGAGTTGTTCCACCACGGTAATGCACATAGGTAAATTTTTTGCTGCAAATTTTGCTCTCACTGAAATTAGTGGCACATCAATGATTACATAGTAAGCCTTCAAATTCAGTTTCCCCTACTCTCTCTAAAGAGCCCCAACGAAACCCAAAACCCTCTCATTTCAATTACTACTTTGATCCAGATAGGTGGTATACTGGTATTATCCAACAGCATCATGCAAATACAGTACaagaaattcaaataatcaacCTCAAAGTTAGAGACGAAAACTGCTTATTAAAttaacaataaaccataatcataagaaaaaaaacaatacaGTGCACCTCATCACCAATCCAGAATGTTAGATGCATCTACTGATTGAGAATAGAATCAATATGAAGACAGGCAATGATCATACACGGATACAACTTCTTCCCAAAGAATCCAAGCATTATTTATAATCATAAATAGGCGACACTGTCCTCAGGAAGAAGGTAAATCTAAAACTCATCAAAGATGATTTCCAATCTTTCTGTCAAATGTAAGGTAAGACAAAAGTATGGTCTTGAACTCAGACACAAGAGTATCAAAAGGAAAAGCAATCCTAGAAACGGGAACTTGTTTATTTATAATATCATACTAAAAGAATACATATATCTTCTTAAATGGAGACTGTCAAGGATCCAAAACAGTGTTTATTTGGGGTGATAATTTCTGACTATGGCAGAATGCCCTAGTTTAATATCGCGACTATTTTTCCACAAAGAAATACAATAATACAAAAGAACACACAGCATAAAGACCACAATTCACAAACTATAAAGCACAAGAAGTTTGATAAACAGCCAAAATTCACCACTGACAAGCATGTATAAGATTGTAAAAGTTTGCAAGACTTCGACCTCAACAAAAAAAGCAGGAGAAATTCAAGATCCTtacttaattttcaaatttatagcGTTCTAGTTACATCATTCAACTTATACATCAATTTTACTTTCAAAAGAACAAAAGAAAATCTACATTAACACAAGTAATCCATTTCCAGCTTCTTAGTCAGCACTCAATTAGAAACCATGTTGAACAAGAGCAAGAAATTTTCACTAAAGCAGATAACAAGACTTGCAAGTGATGAAAATCAATAGATCAGAAAGATCTCGACAAACCTCGACGGATCTCCATGCGCAGCCAACCAAGGCTCCACCATTGAGGCGCCGAAGGCATCAGAAACATGCCAATTACCATCTGTCTTCCTCAAATCAGCTCCACCTCCCTTCAAACTCCCCAACGACTTGCTGCATTCAGCCAAATGAGTCTGCTTTGCCAGCCAATGCAGCACCTTCAACCCATCCTCAAATGCTGCTGGGTACTTATTCTCAGGCGCCAATCTATAACCCACGGCCAAGACAATCACATCACACGATTTCGCAATACGCCTGCAGAAATAATCATTGCCAACCGAATCGTTGCTCCCACTAACAAATCCTCCGCCATGGAATTGCAACATCACTGGAAGTCTGCGGCACTTGTTCCCCGCCGGATTATACCCTCTGTAAATCCCACTTCctgattttaaattcaaatcatCGTTGCTACCTGCGTAACTTTTTCTTCTGTTACTATCAACATTCTGAGCATGCGTAAGAGCATTAGAATTGCTGCTAGAAACACCATTGTTGGGCGACCCGTAGCTGTTGCGGCGGTTAAACGACTGGGCCGCGTCGGATCCAAACCCGGGCCGAGATTTGGTTAAAATTTCGGGGGAACGGAGGCAAGTATCCGGAATAAAGATACGGATCGAGAGAGAGGTTAAGGGATCAATATGATAATCCTTAGTGGCAACACCGTCGGTGAAGGAAGGGTTGGCAGCCGCTGCCGTCTCCTCATCAGGCCGTGACGTTACCCCCAAGGAGGCTGCGCCACCACCGGATGCATCGCCTTCGGGTGTCTGCAATCGGCTCTGTAACCGATGCTTTAgcataaatttgaaaaacacaCTGTACAATTTCACACCTATGCTTGGCATTTTTCGAGAAAAAGATTAAACTAACAAATAATATCAACAATTTCAGGTGGTTATCGTACAAAACAGATAATTAATCCTCCTTCCCCTCTCTCTCACCTTCAATTTACATGTGTTTATCTATCCCCTTGTCCAACATACATCCCTCAATCAATCCATTCACAGAAATTTCGAACACGGGGACCTGAAAACGCTAAAAACTTTAATGAGTTCGAGATTATGGGTTAAAATCCACCGATCTTTCACGGAAAAACCAGGGCCTCTCGTCTATTGGgggagaaaattttgaaattcaatGTTCCTATAGACTGTGGGAAGAGAAAAAGAGGTGGGGCTGGCTGCGCTTCGTGTGAGTTTGTGGGAGAGAGAACTGATAAtaagatataataaaaatttggatttttcatcaaattttaGAGATTGACATGCGGCGGTGCGCTGTCCCTGCTGCAAATCGCGGTGGAGCAGTTGAGATCCGGTGTGGTAGGTTCTTGAGTTCCTCTTATCGTACTTTAGAAGATAGGTGGACCAATTGATAGGGTACACCTTGGGGGAAGATTGAAACTCGGGGGGTTTTAGTGAGTGGTTCGTTAGTCCGGATGTAGGAGATTATTTGGGACGGTGGCGGAGGATTTCAGGCCCATTTCTGAATTGGGTTGGGCTTTTAGGTTACCCTCTTATTTAAGATTATTTCATTTTGTTTGGCCTCGCTGGTGGATCTGAATTTAGTATTTGAAATCTTTAAATGTAATATTAATTTGActttgatttcaaatatattatattctatAAATctctaaattaaataatttattctgcATGAAACCTTGATGATCTAAAATTCATTTACGAGAATTATACATGAAAATTGGACAAATTGTATATCCTCTCATtatgaaaagttaaaaaaaaaagtgaacatCTCTATATAAAATTGGGTAAACTTGATAATTGATTTCAAATCCCGACTAacttttttttcattaattattgtGGCTTTCAAATTCATCTTCACATGAAATCGTTTGAACTTCGTACTTTCTTAAATTCAAATCCTTTTAGTTAAACGCAAACTTAGGATATTTATGgtattaattttaaaagtataaTGTGTCCAGATTGGTCACTTTTGTCCTGGCCAAAATGAGCACAAGTATTGTGAAAAAACTCAACACAATTATGCATCGCGTCCATGGCGAAAGGCAGGAAAAATCGATCTTACCCGTGCAAGCACTACCTGCACATGCTAAAACATGTGTCATTTTTCGATATCATGTCAAAACTGTTTATACATTAGATTTTTTTGAGTCCGAACAAGATCTTACGTGTCCGAAATAACATATGTTAAAGATC
The Primulina huaijiensis isolate GDHJ02 unplaced genomic scaffold, ASM1229523v2 scaffold4153, whole genome shotgun sequence genome window above contains:
- the LOC140969412 gene encoding probable carboxylesterase 11 — translated: MPSIGVKLYSVFFKFMLKHRLQSRLQTPEGDASGGGAASLGVTSRPDEETAAAANPSFTDGVATKDYHIDPLTSLSIRIFIPDTCLRSPEILTKSRPGFGSDAAQSFNRRNSYGSPNNGVSSSNSNALTHAQNVDSNRRKSYAGSNDDLNLKSGSGIYRGYNPAGNKCRRLPVMLQFHGGGFVSGSNDSVGNDYFCRRIAKSCDVIVLAVGYRLAPENKYPAAFEDGLKVLHWLAKQTHLAECSKSLGSLKGGGADLRKTDGNWHVSDAFGASMVEPWLAAHGDPSRCVLLGVSCGGNIAEYVARKAVEAGKLLDPVKVVAQVLMYPFFIGSVPTHSEIKLANSYFYDKAMCVLAWKLLLTEEEFSLDHAAANPLVSGRGPPLKHMPPTLTVVAEHDWMRDRAIAYSEELRKVNVDAPVLEYKDAVHEFATLDMLLKTPQAQACAEDIAIWVKKHISLRGHEFSY